GAAAGTGCATGGACattttaatgacataatatGAGGGCTATAAGTCaacatgtatgtatatgttattAATAGTTACTGGGCGGTTGAAAGCTTATGATCGCTCATTGTGACATGCAGTTTGTATTGTATGTTGCGTAAGTCCAAATGACACCGTGATATTTGAATCATTCATGATTTCAATAGGAATAGTATTGCTTGCTCAATGACTCGTTTAAACTTAGTTCATTGATCACTCATAAGAGAAATTGGGTCATTGGTGATAAAAGTGTAATATCATTAACACGTTAACAACGGGATTtccattgttaataaataattgaagtatgtataatgtatatattgaaaggattacaacaataaaaaaaatctatttaaattattgcataTTGTATGAAACTTTTGAATTACCCAACAATACAATGCGATTTATTATGACAATGACCATGTACATAAGTAagattgataaatataatatgaaagtcTAATTATGACAGAATAAGAGCCCATTGCggaacatgtttttattttactatcgaATAATCTTAATTTCGATTCAGAGGCAGTGAAGTATCGCCGTAACATGTCTGAAAGcattctcatatttttttaaactgcaaTAATCCATCTCCAAGAAGTAATCTACTTTCAGGTTTTTGTAATGATTGCCGTGTTGTTCTTGCCATACTTATTCTCATTTAAGGTTACTGAATTCATTTCAtgtcataaataaaactttttacacaGTAATTTTTAAGCAATACCTAGCTTATGATTAatagattaaatttattcaatatttatactcCTACAAATTTCTATTGCATCAGCAATTATtgttcatattattaatattaaatacttacctacctacttaaatattttatataatattccaaaaaaaacttTCCAAGGGCTGAATGTTATTATTCCTTTACCATTAACGTGTAAATCTTAGTAACAATACATAAAGGTTTCGCATGGCAGTTTCCTCTTTCTTGCTAACATTAGCATTAGTGTGGTGGTGGCATGTTGCCATCATGCACTTCTAAACGACGGCTCACGTCCCGTCGCGTCGAAGACCTAGGACCATAACAAAACCGATTGTTCCGCTGCGAGCTGAGGGAGGAGAGGAGTGTGTTGCCAGCATATGATATTTATCACCTGTGAGGAAAATCTAGggatatttttgattatttttctatgttAAGGTCCATACTAACTAGTTAGAAAGTGAGTTTTAAAAAATGGGAGTTTCTATTGTTATcatataatacacaaataaaaaaaaaccaccTTAATAGCACTCGAAAATGTTAAACTAGTTTGCAGTAAATGAAAATACCACAAAATGTTTTACCACAACTATCACACGTCAGTTCACAAGTTAAATTTACTACATCCATCCGTACTTGATCCATACCAGGccaaaatagaaacaaaacttaAGAAACCCCGTCAACTCTTCCATAAACATATCGTAATATTTAGAAATGGTAACACTGGGAAGTGTTCGCGAACGCAGGAACAAAGCGCGGGCCATCGACCCGCGGCGCTCGCCTCGCCTCGCTCCAACCTGGATACCGACGGATTTTATAATAACCGACATGTCTCAGTTCTACATATCTATCTATAGATATGCACGTCAAACAAAGTAAACGAACCCGTTGCTCTTGACTGTAGCCATGCGTCTTACACTAAACGTATAGAATAGTCTGCGTATAGGATTTTTATTCCTTAAACTATTGCTAATACACAAACTAGGGAAAATTAGATAAGAATAAAATTCAGTACCTACAATAACATTAACTTCACCATAATTTTGTTGCgtgagataaatattattttttttccaactttacaaagattttaacgtaaaaaaagttgtcatttttttttcttaatccACCCCATGTTTTCTAAAAGGTATTGCCTAGAGCAGTTAGGCCGCCATTTGAACTTAAGtacctattgttttttttttattgttttctcatAAATTTGGCAGCCTCGTGTGGCAAAAAGcgtaaaaaattaataaaatttcaaatctttATTAGGTAAATAGCAAATCGTTATCAGTATACTAGTAGACAAGAAATGTACTTTTACATATTCCTTCCGAAAATCCTAGTCTGCACCTTTTCAAACAAGGTCAGTGACTTACCGAAGACGGACGACTGTATCGTTATAGATCATCTTTAAAGATTTGCATTTGGAAGGGTCACCACTCAACAGTTCACTGTAGTCCTAAGAGCAAAACCGCCTTCCGGTTTGATGACATTTATTCAGCCGACGCAGTTGGTACAGTATATATTTGTAGATATTCATACATACTTATTATAGTTATAAGTACTACTTATATGAAAACTTACCGtaatatatttacctatttgATTTAGAATACTTCTGcctataataaaatcatatctCAACGCCAGTAAAAAATGCTTTGTtacttactttaatataaattttgataacgTAAATGACATaccttattaatatacttaataattataataatataataattaaggctagctaacaaaatatgtaataaaacgcTGATCCtgtctaaaaacaataaaattcctttttaaaaCTTACGGTACTCAGTAACCTAACTCGAACTATCACGATTCCATTGCAtttttgtgttctatttttacttctttttattAAACGTATTGAATTCTCTGTAACAATTTTACGGTCTAATAATCACTGGGACAATGTGAGATATATTCGGtgaattaaacaaaatgtagGAAACTACACAAAAAGTTTCAAATAGAGGTCGGATTGAGTTTGTAAGGAAGtaggaattatttttgtaatattagaaatgggtataatattttaatatcacatagcaagtgtataaaaattaaatacaaactcATCCCAATACCCAAACCCAAGATTCCAacgtattatttacttatatatctacAAGTAATTTACTTAGCTTAAAACAAATGCACCACaagaaacaattatttaaatatctataattagGTCTAAACTTACACACTGattatttgcataatatctaattatctaCATTAGACAACTCCATCGCCAACAAACGATATCAATCAGCGCTAAGCCTTAACACTTATCAGTCACGTCTTCTTTATAAAGACAATCACTGattagattaattttaattagaagtaTTTATTCAGGTAATTTACGCATTTCAATCATTatgatgtaattaatattaatcccAAAAATAAGGATTACAGaccaacttttttaaataatttgcacaGTAATAagataagaatataaaaagaagCCTACTTTTCTTCactagaatttatatttataatttaatttcgcttttatttttttatgttgcccATTTAGTATCATTTTAGCGACCAATCTCGATTAATTTCAAATAGTAACACGGTAGTAAATCGCTTTATGCAAAACAATTTTCCGGTGAACGTTGTTATTACTAAACTTTCACAAATCAGCAGGAGTCACAGTTATTTAGGAAGTATTTAATGTATGTACGTGTAAGTGCATATTGTCGATCTGCAGTTGAAGTGAAATAGTGATTTCATCTGAGTAAGGGTGATTacaataagcggcgatagcctagttgggtgtggaacggactgccaagacgaatgtccgcaggttcaaatcccaagggcacacacctctgacttttctaaaatcatgtgtgtattctttgtgaatttatcgttcgctttaacggtgaaggaaaacaccgtgaggaaatctgcacatctaagaagttctctatgggaatttcgaaggtgtgtaaagtctaccaatccgcactaggccagcgtggtggactaaggtctaatccctctcagtagtagaggaggcccgtgctcagcagtgggcaaatatataatacagggctgatattattattattatataagggTGATTATCGGATGATTATGCGACTATATCTTATAAacaattatagtaaaatattgattttattttattttacttcaatagAAAAAGTCGCCACATAGTGCTATCGATTCCAATCGAAAAAaattaacgtaatattttttttggatactagaaataaaattattttttgccttTTTTTAGATGAacttttacaactttttaaagttcaaaatatttggaaatatatttttccatagaCAACAAAAATCTTAATCTCACAAGTTAACTAGCTcatccttataaaaataaaaaatgaggGTAGTTGCATCGGtaacttttgatttaaaacCATTATCCGTTAGTCGTTGTGAGTCACCCCTATAACATGGAAGGTCTACCAGAAGCCCAGAAATTACTTCACGGAGATATTGAAAGCCGCGGCTCTGAAATGTATGtacttacaattatattttccttCCGAAAATACTACGAGTCTTGTATGATTATAATGACGGATATCAGAGTTTCATACGTCGAGAATCTTCTTCGCCTTAGGTTTAAAAAACGCAATAAGATATTTTCATGATTATTTCCacactaaattaacaaaaatatctatgattttattttacatatttacttaaaaagatCGAGTCGCAATGACAtcaattgttacaattaaaccaatacacattttattaacatttaagaaTTCCACCAAGATGGAGTCACGCACGGCAGCCAGTTTACTAACGACACTATCTTAATAAATTGACTGGCGTAGTTGTCTAGTAATTCGCCTTTCCCTTGCATGTTCGCTGTAACCTGTTGAATGGTTGTATTATTTATGatcgtattataattaatctcaAATGGGTGCTGTAGACGTATTTTATTATCCTACATTGTTTTTGAATCGTGAATCGATTGTATTGATGCTATTATTTGTGTGTTTAGTACTTAGTACTATTTTATTGGCTGcctcaatataataattactaacacTTACGTCAAAATGAAAATCCTTAAACATTAAACGCTATAGTTAACATATATTTGACTATTAGCATATAGATTATAGAGAGTTTTGGgtgcctacacttataatcaggtataattaaaacaaaaagaataattacagaattaaaacaaaaatactacatagtatgataaattataaattcttcaCACTAAATACGCtagatattataatgaaaaacgGACACTTGGACAAACATCCTTTCCGCCAAAAATTCTAATAGATATCTAATTAATTATGGCGACTACGTTTAAAATCGTAATATAcgattaatttatacatttcttCTTTTCTTTACAGAGGCGAGAAACTTTACGTAACTGCGGACAAACGAGGCGAAAAAGGCGGGTGCAAACGACCCCTCTGCTGGACACTGCTGGGCTTGGTGGTAGCCGCTGTCGTCGCAGTTATCGTATTAGCAGCCAGTAAGTTTCAACGCACATGAACATTAAAATGCAAACTCAGATCGAACAACTTGTGGCTAATATGAtagttatacaaataaattaaacattaccaATCGATAATGACTGGCCAAGAGGGGAATGTGTAAGgaattaaaactaacatgctCTTATATTGTCAAAAATCAGTAGGAATCTATTGATCAAACACATgaaataaataggtaaataattataatcagaaatTACGTGTGCCATAAGAAATAATGTCAATTTACAAACAGATCCCCTTCCCTAACCTTCTGTTCCATAGTGTAACATATGTATATGTTTTAATCGTCATCAATAAACCTTCCAGCTGGCATACTGTTCACAAATTCGCCAACAACCCTCGAGCAATACAACACGTCGATCAGCTCGGCGCGGGCGCTGGGCGGTATCGCACACGATCACGCACACGACCACGACCACGACCATCACGACCATCACGACCACCATGTCCACGACCCCACGATGTCGCCCCAGCCCGAACACGGACCAGAAACGCAGAACGATGAGGCGCATGAACAGGTGGCATCGGATGAAAGTGATTCCTCATTGTACGGTAAGTCATCTATACtgttttacataatatcaaaacTAGCAAGTCGCCTGCCTTATACACACGCATGATAAAATACAATAGCAACACCATTGATAAGTTTAAGGCATAAAGTAATACGTATATCTCAGGCCTATATTGACATTATCATTAATTCCAGTGCCGAGAACAGTTGAAGGTGAATTGAAGATCGATAACGAAGAGTTCACGTCGATGTTAAAGGACCCTGACAGCAACGAATACAAAGAATTTGTTTCGACCTTCACCGAAGGACTGAAGCGAGCGCTTTTCGAAAAAAACACACTGGACTACGGCGATAACGACATCACTGTTGAAGTTGTACAATTAAGGTTAGagctttagataaataacactttatttttagatattttctattaaatacgattctaatatgttattttatttattacagagaGGGCTCAGTCATCGTTACGTACAGGATCCATTGGAAACCGAGAATTAATGTTCAACCCTCAGAAGATTTGCTTACACCTAAAAGCTTAGAAATGAAGCTCGAAAATTATCTCGATAGGAACGACAGAATGATCAGCAACTACCACGTAGCCGAAGACAAAATGATCGCGCGACCGGTTCTTGACATCTGTCAAATTAACCAAAACGACTGTGAGCACGGATGTGAATTCAATGAACGTACATTAGACTTCACTTGTACGTGTCCTCCCGGTCTTATGTTAGACATGACCAATCCGAAAAAATGCATGTCCATTCTGGAGGGCCCAGTACATGATGTACAAGAAGCAAACCAAGAAGCGGAGAACGTTGATAAGACACCCGAGTCAAATGAAGCCACTGTGAAACCTGCGCCTGAAGAAGAAAAAGCGGCTACTGAATCAGCACATGTTACCGAACACGAAAACACTTTTGACTGGAAGGAAACTCATCACATGATGCCTGTAACAACCACTGAGTCCGAAGCCGATGTCAATTTTTCACATATCTTTGGCCATGAACATCATGAGCATGAAACTGAGATTCCAGTAGAAAAACATTACCTAGAGGAGCATGGAAAAGAAACGTCTGAAGAAGAGATAGAACCAAAACCGGAACCAGAACCGACCTCCGAGCCACAACCAGTAGAAGAACCCCAACCTTCTGCAGAACCACAACCAGCTGCTGAGCCCGAACCTACTGCTGAACCTAAGTTAACCGCGGAACTACAACCCACTTCTGAACCAGAGCCGACCCTCAACTCTGAGCCAGTCCCCGAGCCTGAACCGGTGCCCGAACCCGAACCAACAGCGGAACCAGAGCCGACCGCTGAGCCGCATCCCACTATGGAATCTCAACCTGCCAAAGAGCCAAAATTAATACCAGAACTACTGCCCACACCCGAGCCCCAACCAGTGGAAGAATCTCATTCAGCGGAACCACATCCAACTGAAGAGCCCCAACCGACTTCTGAACCTCAACCAGACTCAGAAAACCAACACGACTTGATTGATGCTAAAGATCTATCTGAACCAAAGTCTGAACCAGAGCCAAATTCGGAAACTCATGTAGAAGCTGATTCAGAAAAAAATGAACAAGAACATTCTGTACTCCTATTCCAACCAGAAATGGAACCATCTCCTGAACCCCAACCCAGTTCTGAAACTAATACTGAAACCCAACCCCATGCCGAACTACAGCCTAATGCTGAAGCACAACCTAACGGTGATCAGGAAACACAAACTGAAACGGAAATCCAGACTGAACATGAATTTGCAATGCAAACAACAACTAAAGCACAAGCGAACGATGATCATCAAATTCCATCGCTAGTTCATGTAAATGAGCATGAAGAAAGTGCAGGAGAAAGCATTGGCCGTGCTTTGGaccaagaaaataatattacatcagAAGAAAAACCCATCGGTATAGACGAAAATGTAGAATCTAAATTGCCAACTACTGTCAATACTATAGAAACTACTACAATGAGGATTTCAATATCGGagcctaatattattaatgagcCATCATATGAACCCAAACccgaaataatttcaatatttaatgacAACAGGGAACCAACGAACGGACCTGTATTTGTCACAAGCGAAACTAACGAATTAActactaaaaataatgattgGCTTGAACAAACCACACAAATCAATGTGAAAGATGGCGCGAGTACAATTGAAGAAAAAAGTACGGAATTGAATTTTCCCTCTAATTTAGATGCAATTATGAAATATCTTACACCCGACCATGAACATGAATCGGAATCACGATCATTCAAACATATTGAAAGTGAGATAGCAACGGAAATAACCACGATTAAATCCACTTCAAAACCCGAAGACGAACTACCCATAGatttaacaaaagaaaatgaAGTTCCGGTGACAGAATCAATTGGAAAGGTAGAAGAAGAAACTACAAAACCCTTCTTATCTATGCTCCCTGACATGAATATAAAAGAATCTGAACATGATTTAGATTCAAAGGAAGAAAATGGTATTGAATTAACTACTACACCCGTAACTTTTCTACATGACCATAACGACCAAATAACAACTGCACCTGAAAATAGGATAGAAGGAACTGCAGAATCTGTAACTCAAAAACAAGATGAAATAGTAGAAAAAGAATCTAATGTTACTTCTTTAATCGAAGAAGCTAAGTTATTAGATTCGAAGACCGTAAGACCACTCGTTACCACCACTTTACAATCAGAAATAGTAACTGAATATTCTATAGTCACACATCATAAAGGCTCTGAAGAAGACAAACAATTAATGGATGCACTTGAGAACAATAAACATCTCGAACCTAATGAGACTTCTGAAGAAACCAATGATGTACCTGGTGAAGGCATGGATATTACTTTTGATGTTATCAGTCAACTATATAATCGTtcatcaaaatctattgaaacggttaataaaacaaattccgaTTTAGTAGGATCAAATAATAGCTTAATAGACGATGCCAGTACAACAACTGAATCTGATTGGCTATCTGAACCTGTAACCGAAACCAATTATGAAGAGGCAAtgaataaaatggaaaaacatGAAACAACTGAAGCAACCATGGTTAAAATGGACGATATTATAAATCGAGAACTAACTAAGGATGATTTCGAGcctgattatttaaataatatgggTACTGGCAGCAAAGGAACAGAAGAAGAGGAACCTGCTTACGGTATGGTACATGATTATGACAATGAAGATTCCAGAGTTAAGAGAGTACATACAGACATGACCACAGGTTCTAcagaaaatgaaattaataacaacaatataacTCAAAAAATAACAACTGAAACTAGTCCAGCTACAAATTTACCTATCGAAACTACTACAGTTAgtgagtatatttataaatccgCTGAACGGGCATCAAATCAACCAGAGGAGGATGCTATCAAACAAAACTCTAATGATTCGGTGATGTCCGTAATATCACACTCGCCAATCACAGCTGCCCCAGCACCGGTTTGGGAAGAATCGGAAGTAGAAAAGGAGTTAGCAATTAAAGAACttacaaaactaaataatgATATTACAACGCCACAAACCGTTATGATCGAAGAAATAATTGTACCGACTACAATAATGGAAATGCCTACTACCATCGCCTCTGCAACAACAACACTTCCTCCAGTAACTACCGTTATAATGGAACATAAAATGGAAAAAGACAGTGGCAATGATTTCGCTACACCAGAAACACTAAATTCTTCTCAACTTAACAATTTGAACGTGACCATTTATGAGATATCAAGTCACGGCAGTAATACATCTGTAGCATCACCAAAGTCACCAAATGGCAATTCTGCAGAATATGAGGACCATGAAACAGAGATGAACCCTTTCTTGCCAGAAATTGAAAACAACAAAAGTCTTGTCAAAAAATTGCAAGAAGGCCATGATATAGAACCGgcgaatttaaatgaaactcAAAATGAGAATGTTGAAGAACATTCTATGTCATCTGAAGGAAATTCATCTTCAGACGACGGTTTGACAGTAATATCTAAAGGCAATGAGGTACCATCAATTACTACTACTGAATCCTCAACAACAGAAAAAGATACGTCTTTTAATGAACTTCTTATGAATGTTAACTCACACGAAAATGTAACCGAACCTCCCAGAACAAACGCGCCTGAAGTAACTACCAAATTAACTGAAACCATATCAAATGAAGAAAATAACATGATGGCCAAATCACAAGAGAAAGAAATGTTGCCAGTTTCAACATTCTTAATGGACACTGATGATTTGGATACATACAAGCCCATCACAACGAAGATCGATTCCGTAGGAGAAAATGCCGTTTCGCCAGTTAATCCTGCAAGTGTAAATAGTGATAGTGAATTTCTTAGTGTAGTGCCTATTGAGGAAGAGAGGAAAGAGGAAGAAGAGGCACTGAAAGGGAATTATACGAAAGACAACATCCAAGAACTTAATGATATAAGTGATTCGCCAAAAAAGAGTGATAGGAGGACATTAGATGAAACCAAATTCGATGCAGTAATTAATAATGAAGCGTAGTGCACGCTTACTGTAAGTTTACGTACGCAATTATGCTTGTATATTGCTATGTAGTTTCCTGTGATGCTGTCGATACTGAACATTAAAAACTAACAGACTATTTTATACCAATGTAAATGCAATATAATACAGATTTATATTATCTCACGTAATGTCTCAACGTAAATCCCAAACTCTGTACCTTGAACATTTGCGAACAAATTTTCATTAGACTAGTCATGCTACGAAAGAGTCATCTTcttgaagattttaaatttatttattacttcgtACCTAAAaagaatgaaatatttataaatccatAATAATGTGTATTAAGCATAATGAGTTTATTAAACAAGGTACACCAGTATAGTGTAATAATTAGGTCTCTTTGCAgcaagaatatttaaaatatcataaagttTTGTTACCATAGCTAAATGTAtatcgttattattttattaaaattatacttgaATCGGTGGACTCGGCTGTTGAATAGagaaacgtaaataaattttacgtgTTAAATTATTCTGGTGTGATGAAAGAATTCGTGTTCTGCCATGATAGAATGTGATAAGTCTCATATGTATACATTCCACAAGCACTTAGATGTTTTAACTTAGTGATGTAATGCAGAAGTGAGGTctgattgtaaaataataattaatttagtactTGTTaactaagaaatattttgtataaatggtTGATATTGTAAAGAATTacgttgtaaataaatttaaagttaataataattactcttTGTGTTTCCTTTTACTGTGCCATTACCAATAAAACACAACCttactataaaaacaatttgtatttcctaaaaataaatatcacattgaaatacatttataaagactataacattttgtttctACATCAGTTATGTTTATCACATAATCACTATAATCACTTATCTACATACAGACATAATCTCTTCATTACAATATTAAGCACCATatcagtaataataatttaactacatCAATATAATACGAATATCGTAATTCGTAAAATTTAACTAATCCATGCACACTGTATGTCTATAtgactatttattaaatatttatcacagtACTGTATAACTTTGGGTCACTAGGATGAGGCACTATTTCTTCTATTTCTTCAGGTGTTACTTGTTGTTCttctattttcattttcatacacAAGCAACCTTCACCAATAGTTGCATTGCCACTTACAATACAATTCCCTAACACAGCCTTGCAACTGTTGTATGGAAAAGACTCTATATCATTGTGACTAGTTATTGCTGGGCTATAAACATCATTTTTTAACTCAATATCAAATGTCTCCTTTATTTTAATAGCACCATttatacctatttctatatttGGTTTAACATTTTCGCCGGGATCATAGAAATTCATGCCCGGTGGTTTAGTATTGCTCAATGAACAAACACTAGCACATTCACAGTCTTCACAGTTGGCTGTACTAGGATTACAAttgaatacattattattgGTGGATTTTACTTTATCGACAATAGGTGATAAGTCATACGGTGTCTCTGTATTTTCTGACATTTGTGCACACAAACAATTGTTGTTATCTGATTCCGCTTTCATAAGACATCCTCCTACTGCAGTTTTAcaatcaattaaattttttacataTGATTCTGAAGCTTGTTCCTCAAATTTGATTGGAGGCTCTTCTATCGACTTTGTTCTTTTCTGTGGTTCTGTTATTGTGTTTGCCGATGCAACACATGCAATGTCTTTAAGTAATTCACTATTCTTTAAGTCACTATCAACCACACCTAAAATGGAAATTTTAGACATTATTCattaagacaaaaatatttttagagggAAAGGTTTGTTGCTTTTTAATAGCTAAAAAATAGTTGACTTTCTTAGTGATAGTTGTATTATcgcgactaccgcgctgaggacTAGGGTTCAAATTCAATGTCGGGCATAGTGATATAGTATTTTTCTTCTCAGTCACAGCCTTCACAATTTGTCTATGGTGATAAGCTGACGCCCTATCAcaaatgggacggaatatacgcGATGGcgctagttgcgcctctaccaAACCCTTAAAGAATGAAAGGTGTGTTTGTGTAAAAATACTTGCTTAAACCATACCTATCATAGAATTCCTTGCCGGGGATTCATTACTAATAGTATCTAATGGACTAGTATTTTCAGCCTCTGCGTTGacttctgtaaaataaaattatattttaaaccctTATATATGATTGATAATAAACGTAAATTATGACATACTTACTATGTGTAAGTAAATGTCTCTTCCTTGCATATTCTGTGGTAAATTTTTTCTTACAGTTGGGTTCTATACAGTACAACCAACTACCTGGATTATGAGTATTAAGATGCGCTTTCAGATGATGCAATTGTATAAAACCtgcaataattattactaataacttaaaaatatcaaataattacacaaataaaaataaaacgctacagtatattgttatttaattaaagcctAAGTGAAAAATCCTTGCtatctgataaaatattattaaactaattttctgtaccaataattaaacttttaaacataaaagcaACGGCGGATCCCCCAATGCAGATTATTTTTACTCAGTTTACATATTATCTTCGCCAAACGGTGTGAATGTCTACAAAAAGTCACTATAACTTGCCGTCTAGTATTGATTGCCCAATGATAATGAAgttgctataatatttttaattttcctgaATATAATAACTACCAAGAGCTTTTAATCAAATACTTATAAGTCAATAAGAGATGGTATAATTTCTGATGGTATAATTAGCATGCAATACTAACTGCACAGCTCTG
The sequence above is drawn from the Manduca sexta isolate Smith_Timp_Sample1 chromosome 28, JHU_Msex_v1.0, whole genome shotgun sequence genome and encodes:
- the LOC115442132 gene encoding titin isoform X1, whose translation is MTGGGNLVRYERYRKTPRTPRSTHARYYYTRSLVLDNARKRSQDDLRTRCQSAPKVMDSHSRSASPREPIRPQHRPPSPPSSPAAFDNRAYQHDESDPNHNDSFTSNGPQQNGHTKEPNGETKTLEAVNLELINLTPKNGNAKKKDVEVDMNASNPYDEYFVPVNEHRKYMRGEKLYVTADKRGEKGGCKRPLCWTLLGLVVAAVVAVIVLAATGILFTNSPTTLEQYNTSISSARALGGIAHDHAHDHDHDHHDHHDHHVHDPTMSPQPEHGPETQNDEAHEQVASDESDSSLYVPRTVEGELKIDNEEFTSMLKDPDSNEYKEFVSTFTEGLKRALFEKNTLDYGDNDITVEVVQLREGSVIVTYRIHWKPRINVQPSEDLLTPKSLEMKLENYLDRNDRMISNYHVAEDKMIARPVLDICQINQNDCEHGCEFNERTLDFTCTCPPGLMLDMTNPKKCMSILEGPVHDVQEANQEAENVDKTPESNEATVKPAPEEEKAATESAHVTEHENTFDWKETHHMMPVTTTESEADVNFSHIFGHEHHEHETEIPVEKHYLEEHGKETSEEEIEPKPEPEPTSEPQPVEEPQPSAEPQPAAEPEPTAEPKLTAELQPTSEPEPTLNSEPVPEPEPVPEPEPTAEPEPTAEPHPTMESQPAKEPKLIPELLPTPEPQPVEESHSAEPHPTEEPQPTSEPQPDSENQHDLIDAKDLSEPKSEPEPNSETHVEADSEKNEQEHSVLLFQPEMEPSPEPQPSSETNTETQPHAELQPNAEAQPNGDQETQTETEIQTEHEFAMQTTTKAQANDDHQIPSLVHVNEHEESAGESIGRALDQENNITSEEKPIGIDENVESKLPTTVNTIETTTMRISISEPNIINEPSYEPKPEIISIFNDNREPTNGPVFVTSETNELTTKNNDWLEQTTQINVKDGASTIEEKSTELNFPSNLDAIMKYLTPDHEHESESRSFKHIESEIATEITTIKSTSKPEDELPIDLTKENEVPVTESIGKVEEETTKPFLSMLPDMNIKESEHDLDSKEENGIELTTTPVTFLHDHNDQITTAPENRIEGTAESVTQKQDEIVEKESNVTSLIEEAKLLDSKTVRPLVTTTLQSEIVTEYSIVTHHKGSEEDKQLMDALENNKHLEPNETSEETNDVPGEGMDITFDVISQLYNRSSKSIETVNKTNSDLVGSNNSLIDDASTTTESDWLSEPVTETNYEEAMNKMEKHETTEATMVKMDDIINRELTKDDFEPDYLNNMGTGSKGTEEEEPAYGMVHDYDNEDSRVKRVHTDMTTGSTENEINNNNITQKITTETSPATNLPIETTTVSEYIYKSAERASNQPEEDAIKQNSNDSVMSVISHSPITAAPAPVWEESEVEKELAIKELTKLNNDITTPQTVMIEEIIVPTTIMEMPTTIASATTTLPPVTTVIMEHKMEKDSGNDFATPETLNSSQLNNLNVTIYEISSHGSNTSVASPKSPNGNSAEYEDHETEMNPFLPEIENNKSLVKKLQEGHDIEPANLNETQNENVEEHSMSSEGNSSSDDGLTVISKGNEVPSITTTESSTTEKDTSFNELLMNVNSHENVTEPPRTNAPEVTTKLTETISNEENNMMAKSQEKEMLPVSTFLMDTDDLDTYKPITTKIDSVGENAVSPVNPASVNSDSEFLSVVPIEEERKEEEEALKGNYTKDNIQELNDISDSPKKSDRRTLDETKFDAVINNEA